From the genome of Clostridium sp. BNL1100, one region includes:
- a CDS encoding 5'-nucleotidase C-terminal domain-containing protein, which yields MKSYKNLIVIGVLVFGIAAFLTVKYVNFNDLLKSVGYYDEKVSVVSTADIHGHIIFDEEAGGYYSLDDVSVMMGMPLMKHLIDGIKEKNKNTLVLDSGDMFHGTNEANINKGEGVVQVANLMGFDAMTPGNHDFNFGYDRLVQIKDELKFPILSANIYKDGKPAFQEYKIVEVGGKKIGLFGMTEQNALINTNSRDTEGVTLEDPVRIAKNMVTTLKDKVDAIVLISHLGDDIDREVVKQVDGIDLVLCGHHHFLYEKAEKVNNTYLVEAGGYSTHVGLADMYFKDGKLAKVVWSVKRTKEKEKVDPVVNKVAEKYHAIALEASKEVVGKTKEKLDGFRNNVRSKETTLANLLCDAMRETAGAELTLMNGGGIRESIPAGNINLYTIGKSLPFVNSLVTIEVKGENIYTAVERGIRLYPDGGSNGGFLQVSGIKYTFDASKPAGKRLVSITLNGKPLDREKYYKVATNDYLYNGGDGYDELKEGKLLSKGELLKDVLAKYIKEKGDVSAKVEGRIKVVNERYK from the coding sequence TTGAAAAGCTATAAAAATCTGATTGTTATAGGAGTACTTGTATTCGGGATAGCAGCATTTCTTACGGTAAAATATGTTAACTTTAATGATTTGCTTAAAAGCGTAGGCTATTACGATGAAAAAGTAAGCGTCGTCAGTACCGCAGATATACACGGGCATATTATCTTCGATGAGGAAGCAGGGGGATATTACTCTCTGGATGACGTAAGCGTAATGATGGGTATGCCGTTAATGAAACATTTGATAGACGGTATAAAGGAGAAAAATAAGAATACATTGGTTCTGGATTCCGGAGATATGTTTCACGGAACCAACGAAGCCAATATAAATAAGGGTGAAGGAGTTGTACAAGTAGCCAATTTAATGGGCTTCGATGCAATGACACCGGGTAATCATGATTTTAACTTTGGTTATGACAGGCTGGTTCAAATCAAAGACGAACTCAAATTTCCAATTCTTTCAGCAAATATTTACAAAGATGGAAAACCTGCATTTCAAGAGTACAAAATTGTAGAAGTTGGGGGCAAAAAAATAGGCTTATTCGGAATGACGGAACAAAATGCCCTTATAAATACAAATTCACGGGATACTGAAGGTGTAACCCTTGAAGACCCTGTAAGAATTGCAAAGAATATGGTAACAACACTCAAGGATAAGGTGGATGCAATAGTACTTATATCACATCTTGGGGATGACATAGACAGAGAAGTAGTAAAGCAAGTTGACGGCATAGACTTAGTTCTGTGCGGACACCACCACTTTTTATATGAAAAGGCTGAAAAGGTCAACAATACATATCTGGTTGAGGCCGGAGGATACAGTACCCACGTAGGGTTGGCAGATATGTACTTTAAAGATGGAAAGCTGGCAAAGGTAGTATGGAGCGTTAAAAGAACCAAAGAAAAGGAAAAAGTTGATCCGGTTGTAAATAAGGTGGCAGAGAAATATCATGCAATAGCCCTTGAAGCCTCCAAAGAAGTTGTAGGAAAGACCAAGGAAAAGCTTGACGGTTTCAGAAATAACGTGAGGAGCAAAGAAACAACTTTAGCTAATTTGCTTTGCGATGCAATGCGTGAAACCGCCGGTGCGGAATTAACCCTTATGAATGGGGGAGGAATACGAGAAAGTATTCCAGCTGGAAACATAAATCTGTACACGATTGGAAAATCCCTACCATTTGTCAATTCACTTGTCACAATAGAGGTAAAGGGAGAAAACATATACACCGCAGTTGAAAGAGGTATAAGGCTGTACCCTGACGGAGGTTCCAATGGAGGCTTCCTGCAGGTTTCAGGTATAAAGTATACGTTTGACGCATCAAAACCTGCCGGTAAAAGGCTTGTAAGTATTACACTGAACGGTAAACCGCTGGACAGAGAAAAGTATTACAAAGTTGCAACAAATGACTATCTGTATAACGGCGGAGACGGATACGATGAATTGAAGGAAGGAAAGCTGCTAAGCAAGGGCGAGCTTCTGAAAGATGTTCTTGCTAAATACATAAAAGAAAAGGGTGATGTTTCAGCGAAGGTTGAAGGCAGAATAAAGGTAGTAAATGAGAGGTACAAGTAA
- a CDS encoding acyl carrier protein, with protein sequence MQRQEIESKVCEVVSRVAQFNNENVVADSDLRDNYGVDSIVLVELLVEIEDIFGITFDSSSLTYETFSTVNSITDYVDNILNS encoded by the coding sequence ATGCAGAGACAGGAAATAGAAAGCAAGGTTTGTGAGGTTGTAAGCAGAGTTGCACAATTTAATAACGAAAATGTGGTGGCAGACAGTGATTTAAGAGACAACTATGGAGTTGACTCAATAGTTCTTGTAGAGCTGCTGGTTGAAATCGAGGATATTTTTGGAATAACCTTTGATAGCAGCTCTCTAACCTATGAAACCTTTTCAACAGTGAATTCTATAACTGATTATGTTGATAATATATTGAATTCCTGA
- a CDS encoding BtrH N-terminal domain-containing protein has product MIKQMGNVPRYFEPYVNDCFHNAYSAVLLHMGMNPNIILADYLSFMYDCKNGYVGVNYFYRPNTTVEFTEDELNTSLEFVYLPPTTLYSQAAVKNVDIRYKDRVHINMYIEDKSDVAYQRLKELLYNGIPVVAAVDLYYMNYHRAYGKEHGLHCVVFTGYNEEEGYFHLFDKYKLSSSEFDGILPIDEVNLGRMSDNPLPGVNATQKRPVRNLWMEISSDQEFKVTEEKLLNVISESCQRMKGQKEVLGHKCGLDAIKLFSNSLLEKKNEKLDDEKVYWYRVYLNGSLKNISRSRKRFSVFIKEISSLLPQQTVPGLHVSLEESSKHWDICSSIALKLGIRKSLDMIDDLVNQLDIIRELESSIVERLEGYLQGRSLNK; this is encoded by the coding sequence ATGATAAAACAAATGGGCAATGTACCCAGATACTTTGAGCCGTATGTAAATGATTGTTTCCATAATGCTTATTCTGCCGTGCTTTTACATATGGGAATGAATCCCAACATTATTCTTGCTGATTATCTATCGTTCATGTATGACTGTAAAAACGGATATGTTGGAGTGAACTATTTTTACAGGCCCAATACAACGGTTGAGTTTACAGAAGATGAACTGAATACATCCCTTGAATTTGTATACCTGCCACCAACAACCTTATACAGCCAGGCAGCAGTAAAAAATGTTGATATAAGGTACAAAGACAGGGTTCACATCAACATGTACATAGAGGACAAGTCTGATGTGGCATATCAAAGATTGAAGGAACTCCTGTATAACGGAATACCCGTAGTTGCGGCTGTTGATTTGTACTATATGAATTATCACAGGGCATACGGAAAGGAACATGGTTTGCACTGTGTGGTATTTACCGGATATAACGAAGAAGAAGGTTATTTTCACCTGTTTGATAAGTATAAGCTGTCAAGCAGTGAATTTGACGGGATACTGCCTATAGATGAGGTCAACTTGGGGAGAATGTCGGATAATCCCTTGCCGGGAGTAAATGCGACACAAAAAAGACCGGTTCGTAATCTATGGATGGAAATAAGCTCAGATCAGGAATTCAAAGTTACAGAAGAAAAATTACTGAATGTTATAAGTGAAAGCTGCCAGAGAATGAAAGGCCAAAAAGAAGTTCTCGGACATAAATGCGGCTTGGATGCAATTAAGCTATTTTCAAATAGTTTATTGGAAAAGAAAAATGAAAAGCTTGATGATGAAAAAGTGTACTGGTACAGGGTGTATCTGAATGGCAGCCTGAAAAATATTTCAAGAAGCAGGAAACGCTTTAGTGTATTTATTAAAGAAATCAGTTCTCTGTTACCGCAACAAACTGTACCGGGCTTGCATGTTTCATTGGAGGAATCTTCAAAACACTGGGATATCTGTTCCAGTATTGCTTTAAAGCTTGGCATAAGGAAGTCGCTGGATATGATTGATGATTTGGTAAATCAACTTGATATTATCCGTGAATTGGAGAGCAGTATTGTGGAAAGGCTGGAAGGCTATCTGCAAGGCAGAAGCCTAAATAAATAG
- a CDS encoding class I adenylate-forming enzyme family protein — translation MKEIEYSPWNLFNESCEKYRDNILLIYNDNKFTYGQIYQKVLDFCTIIEGWDFKIGGIYLPNCTEFITSMLGLNRQKKVFVSLSYQFKGDTLTDLINYTDVELLITDPKGYNSIQDGIEKMNIRIVLVLQENGTFEKHEFKKDKRELTDVKEDTFGICFTSGSTSRPKGIVLSNHAIVGNALAVAEHLGFTSDERTILPRSLAQASPISGDVLMAISRGGGIILLNNVFHPAIFLKAVQEYKATNFYIVRTMLLQILEYSQLKNYDISSVKRVLIGGMVNPMTIYRRAAEAFPGARVFNAYGTSEASARVTFGEHEDVTTLPCVIGKPMRGCGVKIYREDGSEAQVGEIGELYITSDYMMDGYYNSPELTTEVLGEKGFRVRDLGYKDEEGRFFVLSRNDDMIMQGGSRAYPIDIEEVMLKNPVIKESAVIGVDDEKLGQKIVAMVVLKEGCHAEVKDIYKWCNIQLEDRKVPKEIYIISEIPRNAIGKISKKDVKELYQSLKK, via the coding sequence GTGAAAGAAATTGAATACTCACCATGGAATCTGTTTAACGAGAGCTGTGAGAAGTATAGAGATAATATATTACTTATATATAATGACAATAAATTTACTTATGGCCAGATATACCAAAAGGTTTTGGACTTTTGCACAATTATTGAAGGTTGGGATTTCAAGATCGGCGGAATCTACTTACCGAATTGTACCGAATTCATTACAAGCATGTTGGGTTTAAACCGGCAGAAAAAGGTTTTTGTATCACTTTCGTATCAATTCAAGGGAGATACCCTTACAGATCTTATAAACTACACAGATGTTGAACTTCTGATAACAGATCCCAAAGGGTATAACTCTATTCAAGATGGCATTGAAAAGATGAACATAAGGATAGTACTTGTTTTACAGGAAAACGGTACATTTGAAAAACATGAGTTCAAAAAGGATAAACGTGAGCTTACTGATGTAAAAGAAGATACTTTCGGTATATGCTTTACGTCAGGCTCTACTTCAAGACCAAAGGGAATAGTACTTTCAAATCATGCAATTGTAGGAAATGCACTTGCGGTTGCAGAGCATCTGGGTTTCACCAGTGATGAACGGACTATCCTGCCAAGGTCCCTTGCACAGGCAAGCCCAATATCAGGCGACGTGCTCATGGCAATAAGCCGAGGAGGAGGAATTATCCTTCTGAACAATGTGTTCCATCCGGCAATATTTTTGAAGGCAGTTCAGGAGTATAAGGCAACTAATTTTTACATAGTGAGAACAATGCTTTTACAAATTCTCGAGTATTCTCAGTTAAAAAATTATGATATCAGCTCAGTTAAAAGAGTTCTCATCGGTGGAATGGTAAATCCAATGACAATTTACCGCCGTGCAGCTGAAGCATTCCCGGGAGCAAGAGTTTTCAATGCCTATGGCACATCTGAGGCATCAGCCAGAGTAACCTTCGGTGAACACGAAGATGTAACAACTCTGCCTTGTGTAATCGGAAAGCCTATGAGAGGCTGTGGGGTAAAAATCTACAGGGAAGACGGAAGTGAAGCCCAAGTAGGCGAAATCGGGGAACTATACATAACCAGCGATTACATGATGGATGGCTACTATAATTCACCTGAGCTAACAACAGAAGTTCTTGGGGAAAAGGGCTTCCGTGTAAGAGATCTGGGCTATAAGGACGAAGAAGGACGTTTCTTCGTACTCAGCAGGAATGATGATATGATTATGCAGGGCGGAAGCAGAGCATATCCAATAGATATAGAAGAAGTTATGCTTAAAAATCCGGTAATCAAGGAAAGCGCCGTAATAGGTGTTGATGACGAGAAACTGGGACAGAAAATTGTTGCCATGGTTGTCTTAAAAGAGGGCTGTCATGCAGAAGTAAAGGATATATACAAATGGTGCAACATACAGCTTGAAGACAGGAAAGTACCAAAGGAAATATACATAATATCGGAAATACCGAGAAATGCAATAGGGAAAATAAGTAAAAAGGATGTAAAAGAATTATACCAAAGCTTAAAAAAATGA
- a CDS encoding nucleotidyltransferase family protein, which produces MKREEISKERQLVLLTAVEMNDSQGDELKKMLDGGVDWSEAIYQMITHRTLPMFRYNLKKFNLYDSMEKELQRLMDTQWAVFGERNNCYLEKLSEILKEFEKYNLVVPVLKGNLLASIVYPSIESRIFNDLDMLMNLDDVGTVVKALEDLGYIQGNYDEEKDEIVEVPRKQKVLHQMATHEIHQFLKLSDNKFAKLVEVDVNHDILWKGNCPYKVMTKDLIQRAVPVEINNTKGYMLDYIDNIIQLSCHLYKEACLMIWIASLKDLKIYKFADLFMYIRKFYDQIDWNLLVERVKEYKLEKIVYYNFYYIELMFGEIVPQFVKDSFMPEDLSYLDEYAIENKEPSKWPYDFFTRLFDVNRILNIDQSKATGMNRFLDAKFGEGQS; this is translated from the coding sequence ATGAAAAGAGAAGAAATATCAAAGGAAAGACAGCTTGTATTACTTACTGCGGTTGAAATGAATGATTCACAGGGCGATGAGCTAAAAAAAATGCTGGATGGCGGTGTTGACTGGTCTGAAGCAATATACCAGATGATTACACATAGAACCTTGCCTATGTTCCGGTACAACCTCAAGAAATTTAATCTTTACGATTCAATGGAAAAAGAACTTCAAAGACTTATGGATACTCAGTGGGCAGTGTTTGGTGAAAGAAACAACTGCTATCTGGAGAAGCTATCAGAAATACTCAAGGAGTTTGAAAAGTATAATCTTGTAGTTCCTGTTCTAAAAGGAAACCTCCTTGCAAGTATAGTATATCCTTCAATCGAATCAAGAATATTCAATGACTTGGATATGCTTATGAATCTGGATGACGTAGGCACTGTAGTAAAGGCTCTTGAAGATCTTGGCTATATACAGGGCAATTACGACGAGGAGAAGGATGAAATAGTAGAAGTACCAAGAAAACAAAAAGTTCTGCACCAGATGGCAACACATGAAATACACCAGTTCCTTAAACTCAGCGATAACAAGTTCGCAAAGCTTGTTGAAGTTGACGTAAACCATGACATTCTATGGAAAGGCAACTGCCCTTACAAGGTAATGACAAAAGACCTTATACAGAGAGCAGTACCTGTTGAAATAAATAATACAAAGGGTTACATGTTGGACTACATAGATAATATTATTCAACTTAGCTGCCATTTGTACAAAGAAGCATGCCTTATGATATGGATAGCCAGCCTCAAAGACCTTAAGATTTACAAGTTTGCAGATTTATTTATGTACATACGCAAATTCTATGACCAGATTGACTGGAACCTGCTTGTAGAGAGAGTTAAAGAATACAAATTAGAAAAAATTGTTTACTATAACTTCTATTATATAGAGCTTATGTTTGGAGAGATAGTACCACAGTTTGTAAAGGACAGCTTCATGCCTGAGGACCTTTCTTATCTTGATGAGTACGCAATTGAAAATAAAGAACCGTCAAAGTGGCCATATGATTTCTTTACAAGGCTTTTTGATGTTAACAGAATTCTGAATATAGATCAGAGCAAAGCTACGGGTATGAATAGGTTCCTTGATGCAAAATTCGGCGAAGGCCAGTCTTGA
- a CDS encoding thymidylate kinase, with amino-acid sequence MQQEKSTSSVNGMLIVFEGISGCGKSESVRVLRKYLTDNGYKTSVLEWNSNKVIRNIIKAIDSRKLLTPGIYSFFQWVSFLIDYLFKVVPLLKKNYVLIADRYIYTGLTRDSVNGAGGTIGGFLHRLVIKPAMVFFLDVSPEVCDKRIKKRGKDLFHTNKLIRESKLLKNKELYYLTKLRREYLFLFNSKTIQNETNIITVNEDTDTVVKCVNDYISGRREIYEYFKPLN; translated from the coding sequence ATGCAACAAGAAAAAAGTACATCAAGCGTGAACGGTATGTTGATAGTATTCGAGGGAATAAGCGGCTGCGGGAAAAGCGAGAGTGTAAGGGTTCTCAGAAAGTACCTGACCGATAATGGATATAAAACAAGTGTGTTGGAATGGAATTCAAATAAGGTAATAAGAAACATAATTAAAGCAATTGACTCCAGAAAATTACTGACACCCGGGATTTACAGCTTTTTTCAATGGGTTAGTTTTCTTATAGATTACCTTTTTAAAGTCGTTCCGCTTTTAAAGAAAAATTATGTTTTAATTGCTGACAGATACATATATACAGGTTTGACCCGTGATAGTGTAAACGGGGCAGGGGGGACAATTGGAGGATTCTTGCACAGGCTTGTTATAAAGCCCGCCATGGTGTTCTTTCTGGATGTAAGCCCTGAAGTGTGTGATAAAAGAATTAAAAAAAGAGGAAAAGACCTATTTCACACAAATAAGCTCATCAGGGAAAGCAAGCTTTTGAAAAACAAGGAACTTTATTACCTGACTAAACTAAGGAGAGAATACTTGTTTTTGTTCAACAGCAAAACAATCCAAAATGAAACCAATATTATTACTGTCAATGAAGATACAGATACTGTAGTAAAATGCGTGAATGATTACATTTCAGGCAGAAGGGAGATATATGAATACTTTAAGCCGCTCAATTGA
- a CDS encoding BtrH N-terminal domain-containing protein, producing the protein MNTLSRSIDGVPRYFVPYVNDCFQNAYGALIAHFGLKPELILADYLSFMYDEDTGYIGLNYLHKPSRSFEFSEEQLNTSLEYVYFPAVTHYGRHDKSEVQKSTDNKIKISLYVEDNPHIAHERLIELIDTGIPVITVVDMYHMSYHSAYHKTHGAHAVIVTGYNKEEGYVEIFDKYGLSKSDFDGRMSIEDLICARKSDNDQGSFTKPIRNMWMEISKEDSFKISNDSWKNIIVESLTRMKGEKDILGCRCGLPALETFTRDLIFKRYTMPDDELFSLLRYYNTAFKLVSRSRTRYVVFLKEISAMVHDIEEICQCLKDSSAKWEIVSNLSLRLTLTKNKDIMTNICRQLELIKETESRAVEKLLELSFKQEA; encoded by the coding sequence ATGAATACTTTAAGCCGCTCAATTGACGGAGTACCTCGATACTTTGTACCTTACGTAAATGACTGTTTTCAGAATGCATACGGAGCACTTATAGCACACTTTGGGTTGAAACCGGAGTTGATTTTGGCGGATTACCTGTCTTTTATGTATGATGAAGATACAGGGTATATAGGTTTAAATTATTTACATAAACCCTCACGCTCTTTCGAGTTTTCTGAGGAACAGCTGAACACTTCCCTTGAATACGTCTACTTTCCGGCAGTTACACATTATGGCAGACATGACAAAAGTGAAGTACAAAAATCGACAGACAACAAAATTAAAATTTCATTATATGTTGAAGACAACCCCCATATAGCTCACGAGAGGCTTATTGAACTGATAGACACGGGAATCCCTGTGATAACAGTTGTAGACATGTACCATATGAGTTATCACAGTGCCTACCATAAAACTCATGGGGCACATGCCGTTATTGTAACCGGATATAACAAGGAAGAGGGATATGTTGAAATTTTCGACAAGTACGGTCTTTCCAAAAGTGATTTTGACGGGAGGATGTCTATAGAAGATTTAATATGTGCAAGAAAATCCGATAACGATCAGGGTTCATTTACAAAGCCTATCAGGAATATGTGGATGGAAATCAGCAAGGAAGACAGCTTTAAAATAAGTAATGACAGCTGGAAAAACATTATAGTCGAAAGCTTGACCCGGATGAAGGGCGAAAAGGATATTCTGGGATGTAGATGCGGATTGCCGGCATTGGAGACATTCACAAGGGATTTAATATTCAAAAGGTACACTATGCCCGATGATGAATTATTTTCTCTTTTAAGGTATTACAATACGGCATTTAAGCTCGTGTCAAGGAGCAGGACGAGGTATGTGGTATTTCTCAAGGAAATATCAGCAATGGTTCATGATATAGAGGAAATCTGCCAATGTCTTAAGGATTCTTCAGCGAAATGGGAAATCGTATCCAATTTGTCCCTTCGTTTAACCTTAACAAAAAACAAGGACATTATGACCAATATATGCAGGCAACTGGAACTCATAAAAGAAACCGAAAGCCGTGCAGTTGAAAAGCTTCTTGAATTAAGCTTTAAACAGGAGGCATAA
- a CDS encoding thioesterase domain-containing protein: MEEIKLFCLPYAGGSADVYARWRNYLNSSIKLCPIELPGRSKRAKDPFYKSMGEAVEDIASIVENETRDSEYAVFGHSMGSIITYELICRLYEKGLKLPRHVFFSGRYPPCIEKQGKNMHLLSDDGLIQEAVSLGGIPEKLLKYTRLVENAVNTLRADYTILETYGHNPDIQKFDINISVLSGTNDELAAIEDMKYWEQYTEKSCTFYNFDGGHFYIHNNAEAIVEIINNTLAATE, encoded by the coding sequence ATGGAAGAAATTAAACTGTTTTGTTTACCGTATGCAGGAGGTTCTGCAGATGTATATGCAAGATGGAGAAATTATTTGAACAGCTCCATAAAGCTTTGCCCCATTGAACTCCCGGGGAGGTCTAAAAGAGCTAAAGACCCATTTTATAAAAGTATGGGGGAGGCTGTGGAGGATATAGCAAGTATTGTTGAAAATGAAACACGTGACAGTGAGTATGCTGTTTTCGGCCACAGTATGGGGAGTATAATAACCTATGAATTGATATGCAGACTCTATGAGAAGGGTTTGAAATTACCAAGGCATGTATTTTTTTCGGGAAGATACCCTCCCTGCATTGAAAAGCAGGGAAAGAATATGCATTTATTATCTGATGATGGGTTGATACAGGAAGCAGTAAGTCTGGGAGGAATACCTGAAAAGCTTTTGAAGTATACACGATTGGTGGAAAACGCTGTTAATACTCTTCGTGCAGACTACACAATTCTGGAGACATATGGTCATAATCCCGATATACAGAAATTTGATATTAATATTTCTGTGCTTTCGGGTACAAATGACGAACTGGCAGCCATTGAAGATATGAAATACTGGGAACAGTATACTGAAAAAAGCTGTACATTTTATAACTTTGACGGTGGGCATTTTTACATTCACAATAATGCCGAAGCAATAGTGGAAATTATAAATAATACTTTGGCAGCCACAGAATAG
- a CDS encoding type III PLP-dependent enzyme, with the protein MNDKILIDIATKYGTPVYVYDTEKIISQYTLLKKSLPQEFGIFYSMKANPLMGICQLFKKLGSCIETASSGELHTALTAGFSPDKIIFTSPGKTYEELKYAVETGIYSINIESLEEAEAINEIAAQKGRVVDISIRINPDFDIAGSGIKMSGVASQFGIDQIHMGSVFNELKTLANLNVIGIHIYTGTQALNAHSIVQSMEQIIKLALDTSEKYCFNLKFLNLGGGFGVPYFKDDSTLDMDILRNEFSEIWDKYKDRLSDTQVFVESGRFLMAESGTYLTKVLYRKECKGRKYLVCDGGSNQHASSAFLGRHIRNNFPMHILNKSSNEEQVNVVGPLCTPTDVIGQNVMLPEAFAGDIVAIEKSGAYGITQSPGLFLSHPLPAEVQYYEGRTYILRERWEKEDFMLRQKPLDKNLL; encoded by the coding sequence ATGAACGACAAAATACTCATAGATATTGCAACCAAATATGGAACGCCTGTCTACGTTTATGATACTGAAAAAATCATATCTCAGTATACACTGCTCAAGAAAAGTCTGCCCCAAGAATTTGGGATATTTTATTCTATGAAGGCAAACCCCCTTATGGGAATATGCCAGTTGTTCAAGAAACTTGGCAGCTGTATTGAAACGGCATCTTCCGGAGAATTGCACACTGCACTTACAGCAGGATTTTCACCTGATAAAATCATTTTTACCAGTCCCGGAAAAACATATGAAGAATTGAAATATGCTGTGGAAACAGGCATTTACAGCATCAATATAGAAAGTCTGGAAGAAGCAGAAGCAATTAATGAAATAGCAGCTCAAAAAGGTAGGGTAGTAGACATCTCTATACGGATAAATCCTGACTTTGACATTGCAGGCTCCGGTATTAAAATGTCAGGCGTTGCCTCTCAATTCGGGATAGATCAGATTCATATGGGGAGCGTATTCAATGAATTGAAAACGCTGGCAAACCTTAATGTAATTGGGATACATATATATACAGGGACACAGGCGCTAAATGCCCATAGTATTGTTCAGAGTATGGAGCAAATTATAAAGCTTGCATTGGATACCTCGGAAAAATACTGTTTTAATCTCAAGTTCCTAAACCTTGGCGGGGGCTTTGGTGTTCCTTATTTCAAGGATGACAGTACTCTGGATATGGACATACTCCGCAATGAATTTAGTGAAATATGGGATAAATACAAGGATAGACTTTCTGATACACAGGTTTTTGTAGAAAGCGGAAGATTTCTTATGGCTGAATCGGGAACATATCTTACAAAAGTTCTATATAGGAAAGAATGTAAGGGGAGAAAATATCTGGTGTGTGACGGTGGTTCAAACCAGCATGCGTCGTCTGCTTTCCTTGGAAGGCATATTAGAAATAATTTTCCAATGCATATTCTCAATAAGTCAAGCAATGAAGAACAGGTAAATGTAGTAGGCCCTCTATGCACTCCAACAGACGTTATAGGTCAGAATGTTATGCTGCCCGAAGCTTTTGCAGGAGACATAGTAGCTATTGAAAAGTCAGGAGCTTATGGAATAACACAGAGTCCGGGACTTTTCCTGAGTCATCCGCTACCGGCTGAGGTTCAGTATTATGAAGGTAGAACATATATTCTCAGAGAAAGGTGGGAAAAAGAAGATTTTATGCTAAGACAAAAGCCTCTGGATAAAAATCTTCTTTAA